The Cohnella abietis genome has a segment encoding these proteins:
- a CDS encoding ABC transporter substrate-binding protein, with the protein MKNKAKVWGLSLICLLLVFMMAACNSGKNNSQASNSQETAPAVVSSTASPEASATASESNVYPENGLPKDQKVTLKFAYWENGSGREWIDYAIETFTKKFPNVSFDTTYSPKIDTIIGTKIAAKNDDDMFDIFSNFLPGSAGGGSAMATSLVEAGKLEPQDDLWDHKALDIGVKTLKELQSGIYEGRTLILDKMYAIPYGQDITGLYYNKVLFEKHGWNQNPKTWSEFTTLIDTIKAAGIIPVTYPGKYPGYLDFSIGIPKMFEIAEINGNLDKFNDDYRNYKAPYYASAESLSVYNKIYELGQKKAFPDGVAALTHTQSQMQLLQGQAALASTGEWVQNEMKDSIPDGFKWGFMLAPMGDNPDSTKYYQSYAGGGHYIWAAKPDLNKKWAKEFLVWMWNLDVQQLYAVKAGGLPVRTDYMDDAALVDKLQDAPKAVLEYLKNNHVKGTSEARSVSLTDQNAEKARKLMEESVNDIASGKLDPQSKLHEAEDLLAKAIAAQK; encoded by the coding sequence ATGAAAAACAAAGCTAAGGTATGGGGTTTATCGTTGATTTGTTTGCTTCTTGTATTTATGATGGCAGCTTGCAACAGTGGCAAGAACAATTCTCAAGCTTCCAATAGCCAAGAAACCGCTCCAGCTGTAGTAAGCTCCACAGCTAGTCCTGAAGCGAGTGCAACCGCCAGCGAGTCCAATGTCTATCCGGAAAATGGTCTTCCTAAAGATCAGAAAGTTACCTTGAAATTTGCATACTGGGAAAACGGCAGCGGCAGGGAATGGATTGACTACGCGATTGAAACGTTCACGAAGAAATTTCCGAATGTAAGCTTCGATACGACTTATTCTCCTAAGATTGATACGATTATCGGGACGAAAATAGCGGCTAAAAACGATGACGACATGTTCGATATTTTCTCGAACTTTCTTCCGGGAAGTGCAGGCGGCGGTTCGGCCATGGCGACAAGCCTTGTGGAAGCCGGCAAGCTGGAGCCGCAGGACGATCTTTGGGACCATAAAGCTCTCGACATTGGCGTGAAGACGTTGAAGGAGCTTCAGTCGGGTATTTATGAAGGAAGAACTCTCATCCTCGATAAAATGTATGCCATTCCTTACGGGCAGGACATAACGGGGCTCTACTACAATAAAGTTCTGTTCGAGAAACACGGGTGGAACCAAAATCCGAAAACCTGGAGCGAATTTACGACGCTTATCGATACGATCAAAGCGGCGGGAATTATTCCTGTCACATACCCTGGTAAATACCCGGGATACCTAGATTTTTCCATCGGAATACCGAAAATGTTTGAAATCGCTGAGATCAACGGTAATTTGGATAAATTCAATGATGACTATCGTAACTACAAAGCGCCATACTATGCATCAGCAGAAAGCTTGAGCGTATATAACAAGATTTACGAGCTCGGTCAGAAAAAAGCATTCCCGGATGGCGTCGCAGCATTGACCCACACACAATCGCAAATGCAGCTTCTACAAGGGCAAGCAGCATTGGCTTCGACAGGGGAATGGGTTCAGAACGAAATGAAAGATTCCATTCCTGATGGTTTTAAGTGGGGATTCATGCTGGCGCCGATGGGGGATAATCCGGACAGCACCAAATATTATCAGAGCTATGCAGGCGGAGGCCATTACATCTGGGCAGCCAAACCGGACTTAAACAAGAAGTGGGCGAAAGAGTTCTTGGTCTGGATGTGGAATCTTGATGTACAGCAGCTCTATGCGGTTAAAGCGGGAGGATTGCCGGTTCGTACCGACTATATGGATGATGCAGCTTTGGTCGATAAGCTGCAGGATGCTCCGAAAGCCGTTCTTGAATACTTGAAGAATAACCATGTCAAAGGTACTAGCGAGGCGCGTAGTGTTTCGCTGACTGATCAGAATGCAGAAAAGGCGAGAAAGCTGATGGAAGAATCAGTGAACGATATCGCTTCAGGAAAGCTAGATCCGCAGTCTAAGCTGCATGAGGCAGAGGATCTGCTCGCTAAAGCAATTGCCGCTCAGAAATAA
- a CDS encoding carbohydrate ABC transporter permease, with product MNELPNPVAHVAAPQNQQWKQKAKFQKRLFIFLATFPAFGGYMLFTLYPNLLSVYYSLLDWDGIKEPVFVGLNNFKDMLQDDYVWRALWHNVLLMVTITPLVVFISIILAYLLANKGYRFHSVFKVLFFFPNILSLVAVSLLWSFVYDGSFGLLNAGLRLIGVDIGNYYWLGEKKAALWATIPPSVWGAVGFYFVIFLNAMSTIPKSLYEAAILEGASHRVRLFKITIPLMTPIIRVAVLFLMLGVFKGFENILILTNGGPSGSTDVIGLYMFNIAFGVGIHNYGYASAIGMMLFVILVATKLAIDKFTTNRDSEY from the coding sequence ATGAATGAGCTGCCTAATCCTGTCGCGCACGTAGCAGCACCCCAAAATCAGCAATGGAAGCAGAAAGCCAAATTTCAGAAGAGATTGTTTATTTTTTTGGCAACATTCCCTGCTTTTGGAGGATATATGCTGTTTACGTTGTACCCGAATTTGCTTTCTGTCTATTATTCTTTATTGGATTGGGATGGAATTAAAGAGCCTGTATTTGTTGGCCTGAACAATTTCAAAGATATGTTACAGGATGACTATGTTTGGCGGGCGTTATGGCATAACGTGCTGCTAATGGTAACCATTACACCACTAGTTGTTTTTATTTCAATTATCCTTGCGTACTTGCTGGCGAACAAAGGGTATCGATTCCATTCGGTGTTTAAGGTGCTGTTCTTTTTCCCCAATATACTCTCTTTGGTAGCCGTTTCTTTACTGTGGTCCTTCGTGTATGACGGATCCTTCGGCTTGCTGAATGCGGGGCTGCGATTGATCGGAGTGGACATAGGAAATTATTATTGGCTAGGTGAGAAGAAAGCCGCATTGTGGGCGACGATTCCCCCTTCTGTCTGGGGCGCAGTAGGGTTCTACTTCGTTATTTTCCTGAATGCGATGAGTACGATTCCAAAATCGCTCTACGAAGCGGCAATTCTAGAAGGGGCAAGTCACCGGGTTCGACTATTTAAGATTACCATTCCGCTTATGACCCCTATTATTCGCGTTGCCGTTTTATTCTTAATGTTAGGCGTATTTAAAGGGTTTGAGAACATCTTGATTTTAACGAACGGAGGGCCATCGGGCTCTACGGATGTAATTGGCTTATATATGTTCAATATTGCGTTCGGTGTGGGAATTCACAATTATGGTTACGCATCGGCTATAGGGATGATGTTATTCGTTATCCTAGTTGCGACCAAGCTTGCGATCGATAAGTTCACGACAAATCGGGATTCCGAATACTAG
- a CDS encoding carbohydrate ABC transporter permease gives MRERRTIVDTWWYTILLMWSVTILFPMIWVFYESLKTNQEFFQSVWNLPEVLQWTNYKGAWQKYGIGSAMVNTVYYVGVSLVIGTFLTAINAYVLTRLEFRGRKLMWGIIMLSLFLPGINALIPQYILMRDLHLTNSLTGIIILDSFSESAFYLMMLSGFMQSLPKELEESGAIDGASIFQIFFKIIMPLSTAGIVTVAIFKCLALYNNFLGPFIYLGDPGKYTIGVAMYQASQIMQYKADWVTLFAGLMITMIPLIFMFIFLQRRIMEGATLGAVKG, from the coding sequence GTGAGAGAAAGAAGAACGATAGTTGACACATGGTGGTACACCATTCTCCTGATGTGGTCGGTGACGATCCTGTTTCCTATGATCTGGGTATTCTATGAATCGCTCAAGACAAATCAGGAGTTTTTCCAAAGCGTATGGAATCTACCGGAGGTTCTGCAGTGGACGAACTATAAAGGGGCTTGGCAGAAATACGGAATTGGAAGTGCCATGGTCAATACGGTTTACTACGTTGGCGTAAGCTTGGTGATTGGAACATTCTTAACGGCCATTAACGCTTACGTGCTGACTCGACTGGAGTTTAGAGGGAGAAAGCTGATGTGGGGTATCATTATGCTGTCTCTGTTCCTTCCTGGAATCAATGCATTAATCCCGCAGTATATTTTGATGCGCGATTTGCATTTGACGAACAGTCTGACCGGAATCATTATTCTAGACAGCTTCAGCGAAAGTGCTTTTTATTTGATGATGCTGAGCGGCTTTATGCAATCTTTGCCGAAAGAGCTCGAAGAAAGCGGCGCGATCGATGGGGCATCCATTTTCCAGATTTTCTTCAAGATTATCATGCCGCTTTCAACTGCTGGGATTGTAACTGTGGCCATATTTAAATGTCTCGCCTTGTATAACAATTTCTTGGGACCGTTCATCTACTTGGGAGACCCGGGTAAGTATACGATCGGTGTCGCCATGTATCAGGCAAGTCAAATCATGCAGTACAAAGCGGACTGGGTCACCCTGTTTGCAGGCCTTATGATTACGATGATTCCACTCATCTTCATGTTTATTTTCCTGCAGCGCAGAATTATGGAAGGCGCCACTTTGGGGGCAGTGAAGGGATAA
- a CDS encoding cache domain-containing sensor histidine kinase: protein MKGRLSYRNKLIISFMLVSLLPVLIVQMVSYYVSSDAMKRKIDVLVQANLTQTSKNLDTSLQAYEDLLFQIVTNDDVIRLLREINNPADDVELSKRQLINQLASYSYAKNGIRSVAIFSNNGTLISYDQQTGSPYDNLWTNVRDLTSSPIYQKAVHNQTGSIKTIPEKMDSINSEEQYGFHLARKLIDYNRISLDSIGVVVITVYESVLARAINLDVPDVGQAHQIDNRNFLTDGRGLIISAATKDDIGKHVDEIQTGSTISNTYSNPNSGWTIYNLIDQKKLFSEMYAMQRLNLIVGFAALLIAALLIFYFAGRLSGSIRKVVKAMRSASQGALTVHVEEQSKDEISAIAFNFNKMMNTINELMVEVKETSEKRKEAEIRALESQINPHFLYNSLDSINWLAIEKDEHQISHMLKGLAQILRYSIKDSNKLVTVREELEWMDRYIFLQQYRFRSSFSSTVERDEEVMDYLVPKLILQPFIENAIIHGFSGFKMGGELRIEVKLIAAHSIEWTIRDNGAGMEAAKLAEVLSESPVHSQGIGVRNVMDRLRMYYGEQASCEIHSHIGEGTEVRITMPAMQREGNEQ from the coding sequence ATGAAAGGGCGATTGAGTTATCGTAACAAGCTCATCATTTCGTTTATGCTCGTTAGTCTGCTACCTGTGCTCATCGTGCAAATGGTATCGTATTACGTCTCTAGTGATGCGATGAAGCGAAAAATAGACGTTCTTGTGCAGGCGAATTTGACTCAAACCTCCAAAAACTTGGACACCTCGCTTCAAGCCTATGAGGATTTGTTATTTCAGATCGTGACGAACGACGATGTCATTCGACTGTTGCGTGAGATTAATAACCCTGCGGACGATGTAGAGCTTAGTAAGCGTCAATTGATTAATCAACTAGCTTCTTACTCCTATGCGAAGAACGGTATTCGCAGCGTGGCCATTTTTTCGAACAACGGAACCTTAATTAGCTATGATCAGCAGACGGGCTCACCCTACGATAACCTGTGGACCAACGTACGAGATTTAACATCAAGTCCCATCTATCAGAAGGCTGTACATAACCAAACTGGGAGTATTAAGACGATCCCAGAGAAAATGGACTCTATTAATTCTGAGGAACAATACGGCTTTCATCTCGCAAGAAAGTTAATTGATTACAATAGAATCAGTCTGGACAGTATAGGAGTCGTTGTCATCACCGTGTACGAGTCTGTGCTCGCTCGCGCAATTAACCTAGATGTGCCAGATGTGGGACAAGCACATCAAATCGATAATCGAAATTTTCTGACAGATGGTCGGGGGTTAATCATATCTGCGGCAACGAAGGACGACATCGGCAAGCATGTCGATGAGATCCAAACGGGCTCGACGATTAGCAACACTTACAGCAATCCCAATAGTGGCTGGACAATCTATAACCTGATTGATCAGAAGAAGCTATTCAGCGAAATGTATGCTATGCAGCGATTAAACCTGATTGTCGGTTTTGCTGCGCTGCTTATCGCGGCACTGTTAATTTTCTATTTTGCAGGCCGATTGTCCGGCTCGATCCGGAAGGTCGTCAAAGCGATGAGAAGCGCTAGTCAAGGTGCACTCACGGTCCATGTGGAAGAGCAATCGAAGGATGAAATATCCGCCATTGCTTTTAACTTTAACAAAATGATGAATACAATTAACGAGCTAATGGTAGAGGTTAAGGAAACAAGCGAGAAGCGGAAAGAGGCCGAAATTAGGGCGTTGGAATCGCAAATCAATCCCCATTTTCTCTATAATTCATTGGACTCGATCAATTGGCTCGCCATCGAGAAGGATGAGCATCAAATCAGCCATATGCTGAAAGGGCTCGCTCAAATCCTGAGATATAGTATTAAGGATAGCAACAAGCTCGTCACTGTAAGGGAAGAGCTTGAATGGATGGATCGGTATATTTTCCTCCAGCAATATCGGTTCCGTTCCTCCTTCTCTAGTACCGTTGAGCGTGACGAAGAAGTCATGGACTATTTGGTTCCGAAGCTGATCCTTCAGCCTTTTATTGAGAACGCTATCATTCATGGCTTCTCTGGCTTTAAGATGGGGGGAGAGCTGCGAATCGAGGTCAAATTAATCGCTGCTCATTCCATTGAATGGACGATACGAGATAACGGGGCCGGTATGGAAGCTGCCAAACTGGCCGAAGTTTTGTCCGAAAGCCCGGTTCATTCGCAAGGAATCGGTGTGCGTAATGTGATGGATCGACTGAGAATGTACTATGGGGAGCAAGCCTCCTGTGAAATTCATAGCCATATCGGGGAAGGCACGGAAGTTAGAATCACGATGCCCGCCATGCAGAGAGAGGGTAATGAGCAATGA
- a CDS encoding response regulator transcription factor, producing the protein MKIVVIEDEDNTRYGLINLIKKLGEPYEIVGDADNGEAGLALIEQMKPDLVITDIRMPQFSGIEMLESLKRNGHRHQTVILTGYSQYEYAKKALGLGVLEFLEKPITAQDLKDTLVKAQQELMLQQVAGIPRGHAAARLEHYLQQSVIQEQLDLALLAPLAEKAAFFTTGEAYHMVCIYIGQAEPDVAAQIKARLEHQLQQTCRYSVFVVPQEASLVALLQPSIAGIDLDMFIQQEMKSTIHSVAPYAGISTVPFAGLHMLKERFNLLNFTRKWFLTLDETRTVMRESDIGTISIEPFIFPHALENKVKMAVAEQKWEPLERYFQEWLQFCYERRYDPQHIIDGSVRLVTAALWSVGETFGDTWAFHFQKAWLQPILESHTRTELNASIQRIVKEMTEISQAVQSPPYSFIVQKALKLIHELYKEGITLDEIASSLQITPEYLSALFTKEVKSNFSTYIKNVRIKHAKTLMLTTELKIFEISAIVGYSDSKYFSRVFKEVTGLSPASYHKMNHEL; encoded by the coding sequence ATGAAAATTGTAGTCATTGAAGACGAGGATAATACCCGATATGGCCTTATTAATCTAATAAAGAAGCTAGGCGAGCCCTATGAAATAGTGGGAGATGCAGATAATGGGGAGGCTGGACTGGCGCTAATTGAGCAAATGAAGCCGGACCTCGTCATCACCGATATTAGAATGCCGCAATTCAGTGGGATTGAGATGCTTGAATCTCTGAAGCGCAACGGGCACCGTCACCAGACGGTCATTCTAACCGGCTACTCACAATATGAATACGCGAAAAAAGCACTAGGATTGGGCGTTTTAGAGTTTCTTGAGAAGCCGATTACTGCTCAAGATTTGAAGGATACGTTAGTTAAAGCGCAGCAGGAGCTAATGCTCCAACAGGTTGCAGGCATTCCACGGGGACATGCAGCGGCACGATTGGAGCATTACTTGCAGCAGTCCGTCATACAGGAGCAGCTTGATCTGGCTTTGCTGGCGCCGCTTGCGGAGAAAGCTGCCTTCTTCACAACAGGTGAAGCTTATCACATGGTTTGCATCTACATAGGCCAAGCCGAGCCTGATGTTGCTGCACAAATTAAAGCCAGATTAGAGCACCAACTCCAACAGACTTGCCGCTATTCGGTATTTGTCGTTCCGCAAGAAGCTTCGCTCGTTGCGTTGCTTCAGCCGAGCATTGCGGGCATCGATCTCGATATGTTTATCCAACAGGAAATGAAGTCAACGATCCACTCTGTAGCCCCCTATGCAGGGATTAGCACGGTACCCTTCGCAGGATTGCACATGCTTAAAGAAAGGTTCAATTTATTGAACTTCACTCGAAAATGGTTCCTTACTTTGGATGAAACTCGTACGGTTATGAGAGAGTCTGACATCGGCACAATCAGCATTGAACCGTTTATTTTTCCGCATGCGCTGGAGAATAAAGTCAAGATGGCGGTAGCCGAGCAGAAATGGGAGCCACTTGAGCGCTATTTTCAAGAGTGGTTGCAATTTTGCTATGAACGACGCTATGATCCGCAGCATATCATCGATGGTTCAGTGCGGCTGGTAACTGCAGCATTGTGGAGTGTCGGCGAAACGTTCGGCGATACGTGGGCATTTCATTTTCAGAAAGCATGGCTTCAGCCTATCTTGGAATCTCACACTCGCACGGAACTGAATGCTTCAATCCAGCGGATTGTAAAAGAAATGACGGAAATCAGCCAAGCGGTTCAATCTCCGCCGTACAGCTTCATCGTGCAGAAAGCCCTTAAGCTTATCCACGAGCTCTACAAGGAAGGGATCACATTGGATGAAATTGCATCCTCCTTACAGATTACCCCGGAATATCTCAGTGCCTTGTTCACCAAAGAGGTGAAGAGTAACTTCTCCACTTATATTAAGAATGTTCGGATCAAGCATGCCAAAACCTTAATGCTGACAACCGAGCTAAAAATATTCGAAATCTCCGCAATCGTAGGGTACTCTGATTCGAAATATTTCTCGCGGGTGTTCAAGGAAGTGACCGGACTGTCGCCTGCAAGCTATCACAAAATGAATCATGAGCTTTGA
- a CDS encoding ABC transporter substrate-binding protein, translating to MKRASLLLMSLMLVLTLALTGCGSNKAAEPTEKSNESATAPTDSKKKLTLWFYFEGKSQFDIIKSLTDGFTQKNPNIEIKPVYIPFADFKKRLSVGLAASDLPDIVIIDNPDHAAYTAMGLFADITDKLADWPDKDQYFEGPWKSASYEGKQYGIPLGSNNLALYYNEKMLADANVKPPQTWDELRVAAKALTKGNVKGLGISAPQNEEGTFQFLPWLLSTGATFDHIVPDGTRALGMLSDLIKDGSMSKEVINWTQSDVMKQFASGNLAMMVNGPWQIPDLTKTAPDLKFGIAFVPKDSKFASVLGGENLGVMNGANVDEAVQFIKYVATPEVSKKFSQDFGYFPARRDVASDPYWSQNPQLKVFAENMENAQPRGPHPQWPTISNAISEALSKALTLTTTPEQAATEAQAKIDKILSNK from the coding sequence ATGAAAAGAGCAAGTTTATTGCTAATGTCGTTGATGCTTGTATTGACATTAGCGCTTACAGGCTGCGGTTCGAATAAAGCAGCAGAGCCAACAGAAAAGTCAAATGAAAGCGCAACCGCCCCAACTGACAGCAAGAAGAAATTGACGTTATGGTTTTATTTTGAAGGTAAATCTCAATTCGATATTATCAAGTCACTAACAGATGGCTTTACGCAGAAAAACCCGAACATCGAAATCAAGCCTGTCTACATCCCGTTCGCAGATTTCAAGAAACGTCTTTCTGTAGGTCTGGCAGCGTCCGACCTCCCAGATATCGTCATCATCGATAACCCGGATCATGCGGCGTATACGGCAATGGGATTGTTCGCCGATATTACAGACAAGCTGGCGGATTGGCCAGATAAGGACCAATACTTCGAAGGACCTTGGAAGTCGGCATCCTACGAGGGCAAGCAGTATGGTATTCCACTCGGAAGCAATAATTTAGCCCTTTACTATAACGAAAAAATGCTGGCAGATGCCAACGTTAAGCCTCCGCAAACATGGGATGAGCTACGCGTGGCAGCGAAAGCACTTACGAAAGGGAACGTGAAGGGACTCGGTATTTCCGCTCCGCAGAACGAAGAAGGAACGTTCCAATTCCTTCCTTGGTTGTTATCCACGGGCGCTACCTTTGATCATATCGTGCCTGATGGAACAAGAGCATTAGGCATGCTGTCTGACTTGATCAAAGACGGCTCCATGAGCAAAGAGGTCATTAACTGGACGCAATCTGACGTGATGAAGCAATTTGCTTCGGGCAATCTTGCAATGATGGTAAACGGACCATGGCAAATTCCGGATCTGACAAAAACAGCTCCTGATTTGAAATTCGGTATCGCTTTTGTACCAAAGGATAGCAAATTTGCTTCTGTACTAGGTGGAGAAAACTTGGGCGTAATGAATGGTGCTAACGTAGATGAAGCGGTTCAATTCATTAAATACGTTGCAACTCCTGAAGTTAGCAAAAAATTCTCGCAAGATTTCGGTTACTTCCCGGCGAGAAGAGACGTTGCAAGCGATCCGTATTGGTCACAAAATCCGCAGTTGAAGGTGTTCGCAGAAAATATGGAGAACGCTCAGCCGCGGGGCCCACATCCGCAATGGCCTACGATCTCGAACGCTATTTCCGAAGCTCTTAGCAAAGCGTTAACTCTTACGACCACACCGGAACAAGCTGCCACTGAAGCACAGGCGAAAATCGATAAAATACTAAGCAATAAGTAG
- a CDS encoding carbohydrate ABC transporter permease — MTKAKGRIAGYLFVLPALLYMIFFVGYPIIDNIRLSLFDVNVMNLTKGHQSFVGLDNYIELFKEGTLQKVLMNTLIFTISCLVLQFIIGLAFAMLFNLQFRSAQRLRGLVMISWLLPATITAMMFKFMFSSGGIINDFLMKLHLISSPIDWLVSSGTAMFTIILANTWIGIPFNMMLLTAGLTTIPKDIYESAAIDGATAVKRFFKITLPLLKPAIMSLLVLGFIYTFKVFDLVLIITNGGPVNATQMMSTYAYKLSFDQFQYSQGAAISNVMFVLLLIIGVIYLRLLKKEEQL; from the coding sequence ATGACCAAAGCCAAAGGGCGCATCGCCGGTTATTTATTCGTGCTGCCGGCACTTCTCTATATGATCTTTTTTGTCGGATATCCCATTATTGATAACATCCGGCTAAGTCTTTTTGATGTCAATGTTATGAACCTCACTAAGGGGCACCAATCCTTTGTCGGACTTGATAATTACATTGAATTATTCAAAGAAGGCACGTTGCAAAAAGTGCTGATGAATACTCTTATTTTCACAATCTCATGCTTGGTTCTGCAGTTTATCATTGGACTTGCGTTCGCGATGCTCTTCAATCTTCAATTCCGATCTGCACAACGACTTCGAGGTCTTGTCATGATTAGTTGGCTATTGCCCGCCACGATAACAGCTATGATGTTCAAATTTATGTTTAGCTCGGGCGGGATTATCAACGATTTTCTCATGAAGCTTCATCTTATTAGTAGTCCAATCGATTGGCTTGTTAGCTCGGGGACAGCGATGTTTACGATCATTCTGGCGAATACTTGGATCGGCATTCCATTCAATATGATGCTACTAACAGCGGGTCTCACCACCATTCCTAAGGATATTTACGAAAGTGCGGCTATCGACGGGGCAACGGCTGTGAAACGGTTTTTCAAGATTACGCTTCCGCTGCTGAAGCCAGCTATCATGTCTCTGCTCGTGCTGGGCTTTATCTATACGTTCAAAGTATTTGATTTGGTTCTTATCATCACGAACGGCGGTCCAGTTAATGCCACACAGATGATGTCCACGTATGCGTATAAGCTTTCCTTTGACCAATTCCAATACAGCCAAGGCGCAGCCATCTCTAACGTGATGTTCGTCTTGCTGTTAATCATCGGTGTCATTTATTTGAGACTCCTTAAGAAGGAGGAACAGCTATGA
- a CDS encoding carbohydrate ABC transporter permease, with protein sequence MRAMIKQSRWLLPLVSIIIVVIFLFPLYWLVVTSFKTEAEIFRSPQTWFPQVWQFKSYTEQLTGSSFDIVNGFRNSLAIAVGALLVSTLLSIPAAYGVARFRFPGRHSFILIFLVTQMLPASLLLTPLFILFKNIGLIGASYWSTILANATAGIPFSVIILRTYFATLPKEMEESAKIDGCNTFTTFTRIMLPIAVPGVVVAMVFSFLFAWGDLIYGMTFIGKEELRPITAGIYNFLGFQSTSWNNTMAFGTVSMLPVALLFIFVQRYIVSGLTNGAVKG encoded by the coding sequence ATGAGAGCGATGATTAAACAGTCTCGTTGGTTACTTCCGCTAGTTAGCATCATCATTGTCGTTATCTTTTTGTTCCCGCTATATTGGCTTGTCGTCACTTCATTCAAGACGGAGGCTGAGATTTTCCGGTCACCCCAAACCTGGTTTCCTCAGGTGTGGCAATTCAAGTCCTATACGGAGCAGCTGACGGGCTCTTCCTTCGATATTGTGAATGGTTTCCGAAACAGTCTTGCCATTGCAGTTGGAGCGTTGCTCGTATCCACGCTATTATCGATTCCTGCTGCCTATGGCGTGGCTCGCTTTCGCTTTCCTGGCAGGCATAGCTTCATCCTTATATTTCTTGTCACGCAGATGCTGCCAGCATCCTTATTGCTGACGCCTTTATTCATCTTGTTTAAGAATATTGGACTGATCGGAGCTAGCTATTGGAGTACGATACTAGCCAATGCTACAGCTGGCATCCCGTTTTCGGTCATTATTCTTAGAACGTATTTTGCAACGTTGCCGAAAGAGATGGAAGAGTCAGCTAAAATCGATGGCTGCAATACGTTCACGACATTCACGCGTATTATGCTGCCGATTGCCGTTCCTGGCGTTGTTGTTGCCATGGTTTTCTCGTTCTTGTTCGCTTGGGGCGATCTAATCTATGGCATGACCTTCATCGGGAAGGAAGAGCTACGACCAATTACTGCGGGAATATATAATTTTCTCGGCTTCCAGAGCACGTCATGGAACAACACAATGGCTTTCGGTACGGTGAGCATGCTGCCGGTTGCTTTACTATTTATATTTGTGCAGCGTTATATCGTCAGTGGTTTGACGAACGGTGCGGTGAAGGGGTAG